In the genome of Terriglobia bacterium, the window CCGGCGCCCACCGTGTGCCCGCCCTCGCGGATGGCAAACCGCAGCCCCTTCTCCATCGCAATCGGCGTGATCAGCACGATCTCCAGGCTCACGTTGTCGCCCGGCATCACCATCTCCGTCCCCGCCGGCAAACTCGCCA includes:
- the tuf gene encoding elongation factor Tu (EF-Tu; promotes GTP-dependent binding of aminoacyl-tRNA to the A-site of ribosomes during protein biosynthesis; when the tRNA anticodon matches the mRNA codon, GTP hydrolysis results; the inactive EF-Tu-GDP leaves the ribosome and release of GDP is promoted by elongation factor Ts; many prokaryotes have two copies of the gene encoding EF-Tu) yields the protein ASLPAGTEMVMPGDNVSLEIVLITPIAMEKGLRFAIREGGHTVGAGSVTEILQ